A genomic region of Dactylococcopsis salina PCC 8305 contains the following coding sequences:
- a CDS encoding SRPBCC family protein — MSNWLEHSVEIEVNAPIDLVWSLWSDLEQMPKWMKWIDSVEVLADDPDLSRWKLATGGWEFSWLSRITKLVPEQIIQWESVDGLPNKGAVRFYDRKTSSIVRLSVAYSIPGILGQIMDSLFLGQAVESTLQADLDRFRDYIDQVSSSHH; from the coding sequence GGCTAGAACATAGCGTCGAAATCGAAGTCAATGCTCCCATTGATCTAGTGTGGAGTTTATGGTCAGACTTAGAACAAATGCCAAAGTGGATGAAATGGATTGATTCAGTGGAAGTCTTGGCTGATGATCCTGATTTATCCCGTTGGAAACTTGCTACTGGTGGCTGGGAGTTTAGTTGGTTGTCGCGGATTACAAAATTAGTTCCTGAACAGATTATTCAATGGGAATCAGTGGATGGTTTACCGAATAAGGGAGCAGTTCGCTTTTATGATCGCAAAACCAGCAGTATTGTTCGTTTATCTGTAGCTTATTCCATTCCTGGAATTTTGGGACAGATTATGGATAGTTTATTTCTAGGACAAGCGGTAGAGTCCACTCTACAAGCCGATTTAGACCGATTTCGAGACTATATTGATCAAGTCTCATCTTCTCACCACTAG
- the menD gene encoding 2-succinyl-5-enolpyruvyl-6-hydroxy-3-cyclohexene-1-carboxylic-acid synthase, with translation MNLDFRNVNTLWSSVLVETLSRLGIKTAVVCPGSRSGPITTAFARHPEIEAIPILDERSGAFFALGKGKITGSPVALVCTSGTAGANFYPAVIEARESGVPMLVLTADRPPELRHCHSGQTIDQQKLYGSYPSWYAELGLPSEERQQLRYLRQTLVQAVARSRFPFPAAVHLNIPFRDPLAPTPHSVQRVLSDFDGFFSHLVPPESPLIEQVLPWETWKRCDRGIIIAGVDQPLAVEEYCRSIAHLANCLGWVVLAEGLSPVRNHAHLIPNLISTYDFILREEAIANTLIPEMVIQIGAFPTSKILRSWLQEISPPSWVLTTGGDNFDPLHRSTLPLHTTFSAICQDNPTVVPLSSYQKQWLTLEQKTREKLDRKLSNTREIIEPKTAWLLSQTLPKNTPCFIANSLAVRDVEWFWQPNSRGIYPLFNRGANGIDGTLSTALGIAHQGKSAVCLTGDLALLHDTNGFLIHQQLRGHLTIILVNNNGGGIFEMLPISQFDDVFEDYFATPQTINFAALCDTYGIEYITIKTWQELEALLNPLPQQGIRILEIVTDRQQSKQWREHIINLNVAH, from the coding sequence ATGAATCTTGATTTTCGGAATGTTAATACACTATGGAGTTCAGTATTGGTGGAAACGCTTTCTCGTCTGGGGATAAAAACGGCGGTGGTTTGTCCAGGTTCGAGATCGGGTCCAATCACCACTGCGTTTGCGAGACATCCTGAGATCGAGGCGATTCCCATTTTAGATGAACGATCGGGCGCGTTTTTTGCGTTAGGGAAAGGGAAAATAACGGGAAGCCCAGTGGCGTTAGTTTGTACATCGGGAACGGCGGGGGCGAATTTTTATCCTGCTGTGATTGAGGCGAGGGAAAGTGGTGTTCCGATGCTGGTTTTAACTGCCGATCGACCGCCAGAGTTGCGTCATTGTCACAGTGGACAAACCATTGATCAGCAAAAGTTATATGGGAGTTATCCCAGTTGGTATGCGGAGTTAGGGCTTCCCAGTGAGGAAAGGCAACAGTTGCGCTATTTACGACAAACTCTCGTGCAAGCAGTTGCTCGATCGCGGTTTCCCTTTCCAGCTGCGGTTCATCTCAATATTCCGTTTCGTGATCCACTGGCCCCCACACCACACTCCGTTCAGCGAGTGCTGTCTGATTTTGACGGCTTCTTCTCCCATTTAGTTCCCCCAGAGTCTCCGCTTATTGAACAAGTGCTTCCCTGGGAGACTTGGAAACGTTGCGATCGAGGGATTATCATTGCAGGAGTTGATCAACCGTTAGCGGTTGAGGAATATTGTCGCTCGATCGCGCATTTAGCCAACTGTTTGGGATGGGTGGTTTTAGCGGAAGGACTCTCACCTGTTAGAAATCACGCTCATTTAATCCCGAATCTGATTTCTACCTATGACTTTATTCTACGGGAGGAAGCGATCGCAAACACCCTGATCCCAGAAATGGTGATTCAAATCGGTGCGTTTCCCACCAGCAAGATTCTTCGCAGTTGGTTACAGGAGATTTCTCCTCCGTCTTGGGTTTTGACCACAGGAGGGGACAATTTTGATCCCCTGCATCGATCGACTTTGCCACTGCATACCACATTTTCGGCAATTTGTCAAGATAATCCCACCGTTGTTCCCCTTTCTTCTTATCAAAAACAATGGTTAACTTTAGAACAGAAAACACGAGAAAAGCTCGATCGAAAACTCAGCAACACGAGAGAAATCATCGAACCGAAAACTGCTTGGTTACTCTCACAAACCCTTCCTAAAAATACGCCTTGCTTCATTGCCAATAGTTTAGCAGTGCGAGATGTGGAATGGTTTTGGCAACCCAACTCACGAGGAATTTATCCCTTATTTAATCGCGGTGCGAATGGCATTGATGGCACACTTTCCACCGCTTTAGGAATTGCCCATCAGGGAAAAAGTGCGGTTTGTCTAACAGGAGATTTAGCACTCCTCCATGATACAAACGGCTTTTTAATCCATCAACAATTGCGCGGTCATCTTACCATTATTTTGGTTAATAATAACGGCGGTGGCATTTTTGAAATGTTACCGATTTCTCAATTTGACGATGTATTTGAAGATTATTTTGCTACTCCTCAAACGATTAATTTTGCTGCCTTGTGTGACACTTATGGAATTGAATATATAACAATTAAAACTTGGCAAGAATTAGAGGCTTTATTAAACCCCTTACCGCAACAAGGCATCCGAATTTTAGAAATTGTAACCGATCGTCAGCAAAGCAAGCAATGGCGAGAACATATCATCAATCTAAATGTAGCTCATTGA
- a CDS encoding thioredoxin family protein gives MTNNWSDTTTLSTRVRNLLIALGAIAISITIFLGLQTDTPSLSLEAQAEEATSLEVALRSEKPTFLEFYANWCTSCQAMAKDIGELKQTYGDRVNFVMLNVDNDKWLPEMLQYDVSSIPHFAFLDQEGKPIASVIGEQPRSILDRNLQALAQNETLPYESKQGARSSLESAKPTPSSKSEVEPRTHGR, from the coding sequence ATGACGAATAATTGGTCAGATACGACAACCCTTAGCACTCGTGTTCGTAATCTCTTAATTGCTCTCGGAGCGATCGCGATTAGCATCACGATTTTTCTGGGATTACAAACGGATACTCCTTCCTTATCCCTAGAAGCACAAGCGGAAGAAGCAACCTCTCTAGAAGTTGCTCTCAGAAGCGAAAAGCCGACTTTCCTAGAGTTTTATGCGAATTGGTGTACAAGTTGCCAGGCAATGGCGAAAGATATTGGGGAACTTAAACAAACCTATGGCGATCGCGTTAATTTTGTGATGCTTAATGTAGATAACGATAAATGGTTGCCCGAAATGTTGCAATACGATGTGAGTAGTATCCCCCATTTTGCCTTTCTCGATCAGGAAGGAAAGCCGATCGCATCGGTAATCGGAGAACAACCGCGATCGATCTTAGATCGCAATTTGCAAGCATTAGCTCAAAATGAGACCCTTCCTTATGAAAGTAAACAAGGCGCTCGATCGAGCTTAGAATCCGCAAAACCCACGCCATCAAGCAAATCCGAAGTTGAACCTCGCACCCATGGACGGTAA
- the psbA gene encoding photosystem II q(b) protein: protein MTTTLQQQQSQNIWERFCQWVTSTNNRLYVGWFGVLMIPTLLTATTCFIIAFVAAPPVDIDGIREPVAGSLLYGNNIISGAVVPSSNAIGLHFYPIWEAASLDEWLYNGGPYQLIAFHFLIGIFCYLGREWELSYRLGMRPWICVAFSAPVAAATAVFLIYPIGQGSFSDGMPLGISGTFNFMFVFQAEHNILMHPFHMLGVAGVFGGALFSAMHGSLVTSSLVRETTENESQNNGYKFGQEEETYNIVAAHGYFGRLIFQYASFNNSRSLHFFLAAWPVIGIWFTALGISTMAFNLNGFNFNQSVIDSQGRVINTWADVLNRANLGFEVMHERNAHNFPLDLAAGESTPVAMQAPEING from the coding sequence ATGACAACCACTTTACAGCAACAACAAAGCCAGAATATCTGGGAACGCTTCTGCCAGTGGGTAACTAGCACCAACAACCGCCTTTATGTAGGCTGGTTCGGCGTGTTAATGATCCCTACCCTCTTAACCGCAACCACTTGCTTCATCATCGCGTTCGTCGCAGCACCTCCCGTTGACATCGACGGTATCCGTGAACCCGTAGCTGGTTCTTTACTCTACGGAAACAACATCATCTCTGGTGCAGTTGTTCCTTCCTCCAACGCCATTGGACTTCACTTCTATCCCATCTGGGAAGCAGCATCCTTAGACGAATGGCTCTACAACGGTGGCCCTTACCAGTTAATCGCATTCCACTTCTTAATCGGAATCTTCTGCTACCTCGGACGTGAGTGGGAACTTTCCTACCGTCTCGGAATGCGCCCCTGGATTTGTGTCGCGTTCTCCGCACCAGTAGCGGCAGCAACTGCAGTGTTCTTAATCTATCCCATCGGACAAGGTTCTTTCTCTGATGGAATGCCATTAGGAATCAGTGGTACATTCAACTTCATGTTCGTCTTCCAAGCGGAACACAACATCTTAATGCACCCCTTCCATATGCTCGGAGTAGCAGGTGTATTCGGCGGCGCCTTATTCTCCGCCATGCACGGTTCTCTCGTAACTTCCAGCTTAGTACGTGAGACAACTGAAAACGAAAGCCAAAACAACGGCTACAAATTCGGACAAGAAGAAGAAACCTACAACATCGTGGCAGCACACGGCTACTTCGGTCGCTTAATCTTCCAATATGCGAGCTTCAACAACAGCCGTAGCTTACACTTCTTCTTAGCCGCTTGGCCCGTCATCGGAATCTGGTTCACCGCATTAGGAATCAGCACCATGGCGTTTAACCTCAACGGATTCAACTTCAACCAGTCCGTAATTGACAGCCAAGGTCGCGTCATCAACACTTGGGCGGACGTATTAAACCGCGCTAACTTAGGATTCGAGGTAATGCACGAACGTAACGCGCACAACTTCCCCTTAGACTTAGCGGCTGGTGAATCCACCCCTGTAGCAATGCAAGCACCTGAAATCAACGGTTAA